In Sulfurisphaera javensis, a single genomic region encodes these proteins:
- a CDS encoding protein kinase yields MYFVFTKDDKVYLYLDGSLRETDIKLKLKDNIGYVVKYDNGKIKTTSTPVYDSKKISGLKEATLIGKIPSLNAYIFDAHDMIVLHFDKLEKEIINGDYLLVQGIPALKGDIKSLLNLMDISYDLVQYMLKNFPSSDEIKRRAIISLSRLGKCVEAISHYKELDKKFPEESLAVAECYEKVGEELEALKIYSFFSESKYRELERKLRDKANKLIDEFEIQGNVKLLFEALSVLPTYDAPAIKLGWYFLAKKNYKEAVKYFEEALKRRRDFSNMLTLANAYIHAGEYKKALDLLEEAEKIRRNAQTAYLKGLALEKFNAPSNAQKEFLFACKEGVVEACNKVKPYELYTPTEEFDPNSWVGYVLYGYKVEKVIGTGGMGFVLLVEKNMKKFAMKVVKKEFRYDELLYEIAKMQEISKGSKYLVKISASFVDENFSDYYSSPPAVVMEYMEGGDLREILVNSEYSTLRHSSKWPQIVSVIFSKIAEAAIHIHKNGYVHCDIKPSNILFNKKIPKYGEEALEALLNEDIIPKISDLGSAVRVGIPVIHYTPYYAHPMQRFGSKAEYNFDVYSFTVSLYVTLTNNFPFSEWLEREIEEAVTDPSKRDIALKDFYLAEPRLDQVPEEFRELIERGLRGEITMEEISRELKYINKYTYNLPISDREEVKI; encoded by the coding sequence ATGTACTTTGTGTTCACAAAAGATGATAAGGTTTACTTATATCTTGATGGCTCCTTAAGAGAGACTGACATAAAATTAAAATTAAAGGACAATATAGGATACGTAGTTAAGTACGATAATGGAAAAATAAAGACTACTTCAACTCCAGTTTATGATAGTAAAAAGATTTCTGGCCTAAAAGAAGCCACTTTAATTGGCAAAATACCGTCATTAAATGCATATATCTTTGATGCACATGATATGATAGTTCTTCACTTTGATAAATTAGAAAAGGAAATAATAAATGGAGACTATCTTTTAGTTCAAGGAATTCCAGCCCTTAAAGGCGATATAAAATCCTTGCTTAACTTAATGGATATTAGCTATGATTTAGTACAGTATATGCTTAAGAACTTCCCTTCTTCTGATGAAATTAAAAGAAGAGCAATCATCAGTTTATCAAGGTTGGGAAAATGTGTAGAAGCCATAAGTCATTATAAGGAACTTGATAAGAAATTCCCAGAAGAGTCTTTGGCAGTTGCTGAATGCTATGAAAAAGTAGGGGAAGAACTTGAAGCATTAAAAATATACTCATTCTTTTCTGAAAGTAAATACAGAGAATTAGAAAGGAAATTGAGAGATAAGGCAAATAAGTTAATCGACGAATTTGAAATTCAAGGAAATGTAAAGCTATTATTTGAGGCATTATCAGTTTTACCTACTTATGATGCACCAGCTATAAAACTTGGATGGTATTTCTTAGCTAAGAAAAATTATAAAGAGGCTGTTAAATACTTTGAAGAAGCGTTAAAGAGAAGAAGAGACTTTAGCAATATGCTTACCTTAGCAAACGCTTATATTCATGCAGGAGAGTATAAAAAAGCTTTAGACTTACTAGAGGAAGCTGAAAAGATAAGAAGAAATGCACAAACTGCTTATCTTAAAGGTTTAGCATTAGAGAAATTTAATGCCCCTTCTAATGCCCAAAAAGAGTTCTTATTTGCTTGTAAAGAAGGAGTTGTTGAAGCTTGTAACAAAGTTAAACCTTATGAACTTTATACACCTACAGAAGAATTTGATCCTAATTCATGGGTAGGATATGTACTTTATGGTTACAAAGTTGAGAAAGTTATAGGAACTGGAGGAATGGGGTTTGTCCTATTAGTTGAGAAAAATATGAAAAAGTTTGCTATGAAAGTTGTAAAAAAAGAGTTCAGATACGACGAATTATTATACGAAATAGCAAAAATGCAAGAAATATCTAAAGGATCAAAATATTTAGTGAAAATAAGTGCAAGCTTCGTAGACGAGAATTTCTCTGATTATTATTCTTCCCCACCAGCTGTAGTTATGGAATATATGGAAGGAGGGGACTTAAGAGAGATACTGGTAAATTCTGAGTACTCGACTTTACGCCATTCTAGCAAATGGCCACAGATAGTTTCAGTTATATTTAGCAAAATAGCGGAAGCAGCTATTCATATTCACAAAAATGGTTATGTGCATTGTGATATAAAACCATCAAACATATTGTTTAACAAAAAAATTCCTAAGTATGGAGAAGAGGCATTAGAGGCATTATTAAATGAAGACATAATTCCTAAAATATCAGACCTAGGCTCTGCTGTGAGAGTCGGAATACCAGTTATACATTATACTCCATACTATGCTCATCCTATGCAGAGATTTGGAAGTAAAGCAGAATATAATTTTGATGTATACTCATTTACTGTTTCCTTGTACGTTACTTTAACTAATAACTTTCCATTTTCAGAATGGTTAGAAAGAGAAATAGAGGAAGCTGTAACAGATCCTTCAAAGAGAGATATTGCATTAAAGGACTTTTATCTAGCTGAACCAAGATTAGACCAAGTACCAGAAGAGTTTAGAGAGTTAATTGAAAGAGGACTTCGTGGCGAAATAACTATGGAAGAAATTAGTAGAGAGTTAAAGTACATAAACAAATACACATATAATTTGCCTATTTCTGATAGAGAGGAGGTAAAAATTTGA
- a CDS encoding RidA family protein, translating to MEIVFTDKAPKPIGPYSQAIKVGNTLYVSGQIPVDPKTNEVVKGDIKIQTRQVLENIKEIVTAAGFSMSEVVMSFVFLKDMNMFSDFNVVYSEYFKEKPPARVTVGVSKLPKDVLIEISVICSKG from the coding sequence ATGGAAATAGTATTTACAGATAAGGCCCCAAAACCTATAGGTCCTTATTCTCAAGCAATAAAGGTTGGAAATACTCTATATGTCTCTGGTCAGATTCCAGTAGATCCTAAAACAAATGAAGTAGTAAAAGGAGACATAAAAATTCAAACAAGGCAAGTATTAGAAAATATAAAGGAAATAGTGACTGCAGCTGGATTTAGTATGTCTGAAGTAGTTATGTCATTTGTTTTTCTTAAGGATATGAATATGTTTAGTGATTTTAACGTTGTTTACTCTGAATACTTCAAGGAAAAACCTCCTGCAAGAGTAACAGTAGGGGTTTCAAAATTACCAAAAGACGTATTAATAGAAATATCTGTTATATGCTCGAAAGGTTAA
- a CDS encoding DUF3211 domain-containing protein, with translation MRVEKEIKVNHDIDVVMTIFGDPSFAIPKIFPNVSSIKCVNPETFEAEGKYLGIPYKAKGRVYKGIDEIRYIYDSDKGNGILYIKKIDDHTLKIKLEHDNKFLAFIGKGLVSSNLDKLAENIDEIIRLERIKRKI, from the coding sequence ATGCGAGTCGAAAAAGAAATTAAAGTAAATCATGACATTGACGTTGTAATGACAATATTTGGAGATCCCTCATTTGCAATACCCAAAATTTTCCCTAACGTTTCCTCAATCAAATGCGTAAATCCTGAAACTTTTGAAGCAGAAGGAAAATATTTAGGAATCCCTTATAAGGCTAAGGGAAGAGTTTACAAAGGAATAGATGAAATTAGATACATTTATGATAGTGATAAAGGAAACGGAATTTTATATATAAAGAAGATTGATGACCATACCTTAAAGATAAAGCTTGAACATGATAATAAGTTTCTTGCATTTATTGGAAAAGGATTAGTCTCATCTAATCTCGATAAATTAGCAGAAAATATTGATGAAATAATTAGGCTTGAAAGGATTAAACGTAAAATCTAG
- a CDS encoding CBS domain-containing protein, whose translation MLIKTLMITNPPIVSTDSKLLEAFKKVNEKGIGRVIVVDKEIKGIISTRDLLTYVVERCENGCDRGDIFALVDKDIKHVMTPNPVFVYEKDDVLDALTLMVARNFGSLPVVNEVKQVTGIVTEREMLLLFQDLDSLFSVKKFMTKRVTTVYEDVPIFDATKLMIKRGFRRLPITDEDGKIIGIITAADSLKLLTKAILKNEPEMFFSKKVKEVATNEIYSIDPEKSINEAAITMLMKKIGSLLILDSQNKPLGIITERDLIIALHYQLHLKAS comes from the coding sequence ATGCTAATAAAAACTCTTATGATTACAAACCCTCCAATTGTTTCAACTGATAGTAAATTATTAGAGGCATTTAAGAAAGTTAATGAAAAAGGAATAGGGAGAGTAATTGTTGTAGATAAGGAAATAAAAGGAATCATCTCTACGAGAGATTTATTAACCTATGTAGTAGAAAGATGTGAAAATGGATGCGATAGAGGAGACATATTCGCTCTTGTAGATAAAGATATAAAGCATGTGATGACACCAAATCCAGTGTTTGTTTATGAAAAAGATGATGTATTAGATGCCTTAACACTTATGGTAGCAAGAAATTTTGGTTCTCTCCCAGTTGTAAATGAAGTTAAGCAAGTTACTGGTATAGTTACAGAAAGAGAAATGTTATTATTGTTTCAAGACCTAGATTCTCTTTTTTCTGTTAAGAAATTTATGACTAAAAGAGTTACAACTGTTTATGAAGATGTACCAATATTCGATGCTACAAAGCTTATGATAAAGAGGGGATTCAGAAGGTTACCAATAACAGATGAAGATGGAAAGATTATTGGTATTATAACTGCTGCTGATTCATTAAAACTATTAACTAAAGCTATACTGAAAAATGAACCAGAAATGTTCTTTTCAAAGAAAGTAAAGGAAGTTGCAACAAATGAAATATATAGTATTGATCCAGAAAAATCAATAAATGAAGCTGCTATAACAATGTTAATGAAGAAAATTGGTTCATTGTTAATTTTGGATTCTCAAAATAAACCATTGGGTATCATAACTGAGAGAGATCTAATAATTGCTCTACATTATCAACTACATTTAAAAGCAAGTTAA
- a CDS encoding amylo-alpha-1,6-glucosidase, with the protein MIDPDECERNEWILPLKTGGYASSTICGINSRTYHGYLIVPLNQPHKRYLVLSKFEDFITIDNEEYPINTNRYLDVYYPEGYKYLIDFKWEKNYVKWTYEFGKTILEKSLIAHEYENAITVKYKADKGNLKICPLITFRSHHLVTEKGIYFDTFIEGNKVEIYKDITPILHFIFEGNKVRIEQTGYWYYNFFYRLDYERGSNYKEDLFNPFCIYTGNEISVTAYYDKSTIIKEENSPADLVKLLSIASKDFIVKGKDRWAIIAGYHWFDEWGRDTFISMEGLLLLNRLFDQAKNIISRYLSFENKGLLPNHITAEGEPIYVGIDISLWAINAIYSYYIYTRDKEFIRKIYDKLQDIVENYAKGNGIVYIKEGLLFHNGAPRTWMDASYNSHIVTPREGAAVETNALWYNDLMIMDFFTNLIGDKNSFYRELAEKVKSSFNEKFVSSWGAYDYLDPYLIPDKSIRPNQLFALSLPFNVMNEEIGKVMLTTIENELLRPFGLSTLSRRDPKYKPMYRGDRKSRDEAYHNGPIWPWLIGAYVDAKLKLENDIIKNKLILDVFKPLLDYAKRNRGFIPELFEDVPPYLSGGCIAQAWSVAEVYRAINKLLSI; encoded by the coding sequence ATGATTGATCCAGATGAGTGCGAACGAAATGAATGGATATTGCCTTTAAAAACTGGTGGATATGCTTCTTCAACTATTTGTGGAATAAATAGTAGAACTTATCATGGCTATTTGATAGTGCCATTGAATCAGCCACATAAGAGGTATTTAGTTTTATCAAAATTTGAAGATTTTATTACTATAGATAATGAAGAATATCCAATAAATACAAACAGGTATTTAGACGTATACTACCCAGAAGGATATAAATACTTAATTGACTTCAAGTGGGAAAAGAATTATGTAAAATGGACTTACGAATTTGGTAAAACAATCTTAGAAAAGAGTCTAATTGCTCATGAATATGAGAATGCTATTACAGTAAAATATAAGGCTGATAAAGGAAATCTTAAAATTTGCCCACTTATTACGTTTAGAAGTCACCATCTAGTTACGGAAAAAGGAATTTATTTTGACACTTTCATTGAAGGAAACAAAGTAGAAATATACAAGGATATAACTCCAATTCTTCACTTTATATTTGAAGGAAACAAAGTTAGAATTGAACAAACCGGTTATTGGTATTATAACTTCTTTTATAGATTAGATTATGAAAGGGGCTCAAATTACAAAGAGGATTTATTTAATCCATTCTGTATCTATACTGGAAACGAAATCAGTGTAACTGCTTATTATGATAAATCTACGATTATAAAGGAAGAAAATTCTCCAGCAGATTTAGTTAAATTACTATCTATAGCTTCTAAGGATTTTATTGTTAAAGGTAAAGATAGATGGGCTATTATTGCTGGTTATCATTGGTTTGATGAGTGGGGAAGAGATACATTTATCTCCATGGAAGGATTACTTTTACTCAATAGGCTATTTGATCAAGCTAAGAATATAATCTCTCGTTACTTAAGCTTTGAGAATAAAGGTCTTTTGCCTAATCATATAACTGCTGAGGGTGAACCTATATATGTAGGAATTGACATAAGTCTTTGGGCCATAAACGCAATTTATTCTTATTATATTTACACAAGAGATAAGGAGTTTATCAGAAAAATTTACGATAAATTGCAAGATATTGTAGAAAATTATGCCAAAGGAAATGGGATAGTTTACATAAAGGAAGGACTTCTATTTCATAACGGTGCCCCTAGAACGTGGATGGATGCTTCTTACAATAGTCATATTGTTACTCCAAGAGAAGGAGCAGCAGTAGAAACAAACGCTTTATGGTATAATGATTTAATGATAATGGATTTCTTTACTAATTTAATTGGTGACAAAAATTCCTTCTATAGAGAGCTTGCCGAAAAAGTTAAGAGTAGTTTTAATGAAAAGTTTGTCTCAAGTTGGGGAGCTTATGACTATTTAGATCCTTATTTAATCCCAGATAAGTCAATTAGACCAAATCAATTGTTCGCACTCTCTTTACCTTTTAATGTTATGAATGAGGAGATCGGAAAAGTAATGTTGACCACCATAGAAAATGAGCTTCTTAGACCATTTGGCTTAAGTACTCTCTCAAGGAGAGATCCAAAATACAAACCAATGTATAGAGGAGATAGGAAAAGTAGAGATGAAGCTTATCATAACGGACCTATTTGGCCCTGGTTAATAGGAGCATACGTAGATGCAAAATTAAAACTGGAAAATGATATAATAAAAAACAAACTTATTTTAGACGTATTCAAGCCATTACTAGATTATGCTAAAAGAAATAGGGGCTTTATACCAGAACTCTTTGAGGACGTTCCTCCATACTTATCTGGAGGGTGTATAGCTCAAGCATGGAGTGTTGCTGAAGTTTATAGAGCTATTAATAAGTTACTTTCCATCTGA